In the genome of Candida albicans SC5314 chromosome 6, complete sequence, the window TCGTTTTTAGGTTTTGTGCGGCTTTTGTCAATTGACGATCCTGTATATTTCGTCATAATTCACACATTCTTAAAATTATGCACACATCCTTGAAATGTGTTAATATTCCcaacattatcaattatatgTGTTCAGAATTGGTTGCAAAGTTATCAACTCAATTCACGCTATATAAACCTTACAATTTCTCTacatttttatatttttttatattggcttttcttttagaatcaatcaatactttttttatcatttagATACATCTTTCATCTATTAATAGATTATCTTTCTATATATCAAAACACGACACAGTCACGTGCCAAAAAGGATATAAGAAGGAACTTCagaaaattaattttctGATTATACTACTTACTAGATTTCATAAAGTCAATATCTGATTGATACAACTTGGTTCATTATTCATAAAACTTAACAACTAATTCAACAAGAAAacccaacaaaaaaatccaaataaaataatcaaaaaaatattataattaattaattacaaaaaaaaacaNNNNNNNNNNNNNNNNNNNNNNNNNNNNNNNNNNNNNNNNNNNNNNNNNNNNNNNNNNNNNNNNNNNNNNNNNNNNNNNNNNNNNNNNNNNNNNNNNNNNTCACTGgaagagaaaaaggaaTCTACAATCAGGATCAATTGAAGTTAGCATATTCAGCAGACAACGACCCAATACAGGTTTTTAGTTCTTTCAATAAAGAATATGATCGAgtacaacaaaaattgttagACAAAATTCAATCGGAAAGAgatcatcaattaaattgtttGTCAGTCCAACATTTACACAGACAAAGAAGGTTACTCGATATATCCAGCTGTCTTGAGCAAATTCTGCAATAATTTCGCTAATCATTGGAGGAAAGGGTAGATGACGATCCTGCATATTTCGTCATAATTCACACATTCTTAAAATTATGCACACATCCTTGAAATGTGTTAATATTCCcaacattatcaattatatgTGTTCAGAATTGGTTGCAAAGTTATCAACTCAATTCACGCTATATAAACCTTACAATTTCTCTacatttttatatttttttatattggcttttcttttagaatcaatcaatactttttttatcatttagATACATCTTTCATCTATTAATAGATTATCTTTCTATATATCAAAACACGACACAGTCACGTGCCAAAAAGGATATAAGAAGGAACTTCACAATGCAACTGAGAGCCCCTTTTCTTATAAATCTGAAACATCGACTATaaaaccaccaaaaaaatccCATCCATCGTCAATCTGTTAATATTACCCACCAGGCAATGCTACAATCTACGCCTAAGAGCTGGAAAGACTTTTTAAAATCTCCAAAGAAGCCCACTAGCCCTACCACCCCACCAGGCAGTGTGACGATCACACCAAATACAACACCTCCAAGTGTGCCATGTGCCAGTCCACGACCAGCGAAAATCCCTTCCAGAGACCCATTTCAAACCATAAATCCCGGACTAAACCTTTCCTTTGCCAATATTCTCAACAAGTCACTAGCAAATCACGAAACATGTTTCATCTGTGGAGAACTACTTTCTACTGTATTTGCATCAGAACGAATCCTAAAGTTAAATTGTGGTGACTCCACCCACAGTGAATGTTTCAAAGCTTATTTTAAGGAAGATATACCACACGCAAGAATCCATGGCAAGACAATAACGTTTGCCAAAACCTGTCGTGGTTTAAATTGCAGTGGCACCAGAAACGTAGTTGTCGATGTAAACAACTGGCACTTGGTTTCTGCTAGAAAGTTGTCGTTAATACCCAAGAGACCAGCACCTCCACACCCCAACAGTGTCAACATTAACGCTTTAAAGACAACCTTACAAAACAGCGATATACCTACCAGATCTCCTTCACCAGACCCAACTGTTTCAACCACCACAGAAGTGGACGCATATGAGGTTGAAACGGTTAGAAACCAActaatcaaatatttgttaGATCTGTGTCCTAAAATCAACTTGTCAAGATTGGTTCTGTTGGGAAATTTGCGAGTTGCAGACGAGCTTTCTGTTTGTGTGGAGCCACTGGACTATTTCCAAACAAGGtatgtttatttattcGAAAACTACATGCTTATATGGAATAGTGTTGACTACCCTGTATTCGTCCCAATGCAGAATATCCAAATCTCCTCTCGTGGATCGTCCATCCTACAAGTGCGTCAAAAAGATGATGGGTTATCGACATTGATTCAATCTACATCTAGCACAGTAGTGGAAAAATGGGTTGTTGCCATTTCTGACGCTCATTTACAGTTGCCAGCACCGGATATAACGTCTACAATTGACACCTCCCCTAGTGATAGTGATTCCGATATTGATTCAGACGAAGAAGTTATTCAGCAAGCACTAACTAAAAACAATTGGGCCGATTTAATGATTGAGATTGATAATGCGTTACTTACATCTGACCCGTAAGCCGATCCATCTCACTTAATATACACATTGTCCATCGATCTCTTTCTTGTCGACTATTAGCTGTAAACATAATACTCTTTCCCGTTATTCCCAACTTTCTAATCATTGTTACCATTCCAggatttttttcattctgTACCCCCACTTCCAACAGTTTTGGAAGCTGTTTTTCGTAATGACTTATGTTTCTCTTTTTGCCAAACCATAATGTGAAACATAATTCACAATCTTCTTCCATGGATTTCCAGCCATCAGGGTAGACTCGTGGGACTGAATGGGTATCGACCTGTGTTGTTCGAGTTTCACAATTCAACAAGTCTAGTTCTGTTAATTTACCAGTGTATACATAGCATTGTGACAATGGAATAGTAATATAATGCTCATAAAATGCTGTCAGTTTCGGAGTTCCTGTCCCCCTGGACCTCCTAAAGGTGTGGTAGATAATCAAATACCCAGGACATAGCACAACATAAAAGTGGTTGAAACTGGCGtgttttttattcttctcGTACAAATACCCACTCTTAATCACCAACATATTAGGTAGTAGATGCGGGATGCTTGCTCCACAAGCTATTGCATGTTGTGATTCTAAAAAGTTTATCTCATCTGAAGCATTCGAGTCTGCGTATTGTGTTGCCAGTAGACGCTCAATATTATTAGCTGAAATCTGTATGTGGTTAGCAAGAGTCTCTGTTTGTCTCCTTTTCCAGTACCTACACATATCATTTAGACTGGTAATCCAAATATCACGAGCCGCCCGATTCTGTGCCTGCAACTTGATTAGGGCACCCCATTTAAGTTGTATTTCGAAACAAGAATCAACAATCTCTTTCTCACTCGCCAACTCCGGCTTGTAATACCATAACGCGCAGTGAACTAAATTCTGAGTTTGTGTTGAGTGTGAGATGTTAACCTCACATATATCTGCCATGTCAATCACCCCTTCAGCTTTGACTATCATATCTGTTCGTCGTCCAATTTCCTCCACAATAGCTTTGTTATGTCCATCAAAGTCTGACTCCAACCACTCCATATGACCATCACCAAACAAATCAACTTCGTTCACCAAAGAATCACCTCCTTGTGGTGGCGGCACTGCCCGGTAGTACTTTGTGAAAAACAATAAGTTTCTATTCGTGTAGAAGTACAGTATTTTATGGAAATCTCGTAACACAGATTTCTCTTTACCACTAACATTAGTCAACCTTCCCAAAAAACCTTCTATTGGTCTGGGTGGAACATCGGATGCCTCATATTCTCTATATTCTAGCTGGTGATTCTGCAGAAATAGCATATTCTGTATAAACAATTGCTCTCCGGTACTTCCTGCCCACTCCAACCTATCATATTTTCTGAAGCAAAACCACCCTCTCGACAAGCCCTTAGGAAGAAACTGCTTCAAGTACTGGGAAATCCCGTCacattcaatttcataGCCAGCCTCGTGCTTTGTCACAACTATGTTTTGGTTGCTCCTAAAGTGATTGGCAAAAACACTTTCTGGTACTTCCACCTCAATAAAATACCGTAGCCTGGGAACATATATGTTAAACAAGTTAATTTCGGTCTCAACGCCCAATGTTTCCTTTATAAAATATAGCCATCTGAACGAATTTGTTTGGTTGTTGAGTCTTAAGATGTATTGCACTTTTTCAAGCACCGTTAAACTAATAGTCTTGTCCAAATAACTATAAAAGTCCGCTTTAACTTGTGTGTTGAGCCTGAATCCAACTCGCGGATGCGATTCTTCAGGCAACTTGTCAATATCATAAAACTGCAACATCAAAGGCTCGGCAACCAGGTCGGTTTTTCTCAAAACAGCAATATACTCTCTCCATCGTTCAGAAACCCGCCCACTGCCTGGTGGTTTCATCACCAACACTAACACCTTGTCAATTCTGATTATCTCTCCAGCCTCGtatgatttaaaaattgacGCCTTTATCTTGCTACGCGATGCTCTGATTGCGCCACCAGTTGACTTTTTGGCAAATCTCTTTAACCGTTTTCTAAATCTCTTGTTTTCCTCCTCGATCCACTGCTCGTCTATATTGACTTTGGTTTCAGGACGAGGCATTTCAAACTTTATTTTTGGGAGTGAAACAGGGATAGTGGATACTTCTGAAGTGATATCTGCTGTAGTGGTATCATTCCGTAGCTCTTTGATAATGGCATCTCGCTTTTTAAAGAATAAATCATTGTCATTACTGTACTGTAATACCCGTTCGTTTGTATCTTTTCGTGTCAACAACTCGGTAATCAAATCAGGTTTGTCGTTATGCCAGATGCCAGGATATCCTCCAACAAACACGCCCTTGCCATAGTTTGATAAAGCATCAGCCCCAAGAACTGTTAGAAGGGATGCAATGTATGATGATCTGGGTATAGTAAARMKSTGTGTTCCCCAGTAGACATGCGACTGTGTGTTGATATAAAcccacaaaaaaaaaacaacaacaaaaaatgaaaattttcttttcatcaATGAAGACCATTCGATATCTTTCACATACTACAAGACTACTCGCGAAATCTACTTCTACGCCTAAAGTCTTGGGCCGTGCATCCAACAACTTATCGGTAGGACTAGTGGGATTGGCAAATGTGGGTAAGTCAACTTTTTTCCAAGCACTTACAAAATCGACCTTAGGAAACCCAGCTAATTACCCTTTTGCAACTATTGAACCTGAAAAATCGATCGTGTTAGTACCCCTGGACAAATTAACTCACTATGCGAAACTTTACCTGTCGCAAAAGACTGTTCCAACAAACCTAACGATATGGGATATTGCTGGTTTGGTGAGGAACGCCAGTAGCGGTGCTGGTTTAGGAAACAAGTTTCTAAATGACATCAGACAAGTCGATGGGATATTGCAGATAGTACGAGGATTTGTCGATGACGAAATTGTTCATATCGAAGATAACAAGGTTGATCCTGTGAGAGACTTGGTGATTGTCAACGACGAGCTTATACTAAAGGACTTGGAAATCATTGAACTGGAAATTGAACGTgtaaataaaatgaaaaacaaaccaGGAATTGGTGGGTCGTATGAAATAAACTTACAGACATTAGACAAGCTATCCACATTATTGTATGATGGTATAAAAGTGGTCAACGGCGATTGGAGCGATGAGGAAGTAGATGTTATAAACGGATTAAACTTATTGACAGCTAAACCAACTGTATATTTGCTTAATGTTAGTAAGGAAGATTATGAGAGTGgaaacaatcaattctaCAAAGAAGTAGACCAATGGATAGCCACAAACTCTCCAAATGATAAACTAATCATGTTCAGTGCAGAGTATGAAACGGCGTTAAACAACCCAGAAGAGCTGCTCGGTACAGGGTCTGCCATTGGTACGGTTGTGGAAGAGATGAGACTGGTGTTGTCGTTAATATCATTCTTTACATGTGGTGAAATGGAAGCACGGCAATGGACTATCCGAAAAGGCAGCACTGCACCAGAAGCTGCTGGATTAATTCACActgatttacaaaaaacaTTTATCAACTCTATTGTATATAAGTGGGACGATTTAAAACAACTTGATACTTTTGATGAAAGTAAGTTAAAGTCCCAAGGCAAACAGCACAAATGCGGTAAAAAGTATATAGTCGAAGAAGGCGATGTTTTAATCATCAAAGCCGGAAGTGGTAAAGCTAGATAGAATGTACATTCCTGTTTATTTCCCCTTCTCTTGGTCATTTGAACCAGAATGTTGATTGTAAAACTGTACtgaacagaaaaaaaaaaaagaacaggctgatttaattattttggTATTAAATTTTTGCAAAGTTTTCTTAAGGAGTGGTAAGAGTTAAAGCTTTTTTTACTTCAAAATGCAGACATTTTATACTTTCGCAAATTGGCACTATGGCCGAGTTGGTCTAAGGCGGTAGACTCAAGAattcatttcttcttctgtgTAAACAGGGGTTTTCTACTATCGTAAGATGCAGGAGTTCGAATCTCCTTGGtgtcaatatttttttttcattccaGAAAAGCGTTTAAGATTTATATCTAGCTCTACCTACTTACATGCTATATTGGCGGTAAGCTCTTTCTACATACAGGGCACTGCAACTTATACTTCATCCAGTTTTCCAAGCACTCAGTGTGAAAAATGTGATGACACGGTGTAATCATAAACCCCTTGATGTTTACCTTTCTTTTTGCTTCTTCAAGTTTGTCTTCTTTCACCAGTATAGGCAAATCCACATCGGTCATACATATTGGACACATACACTGAGATGTAACAATATCTTGGTCCTCCAGTTGGctcattgttgttttcaaGTTCTCAAGTAGCTCGCTTGAAAACCCTTCCTCTTGTAAATCCTTCATCGACAACAACCTCTGGTACTCGTAAGCCTTTGGCAACCACTTTTCATTAATCCAGAACCTTGGCCCAAATTGATTCTGCAAcactaacaacaataattgcACGCCAAGCCACACACTAACAACAATGCACAAAATAGGGTCATATCTATGTCTCAATGGATTACCCTTAACCAAGGCAAAATAGTAGATAGGCAAGACTCGTATTACACTTGTCCCAAAAGCAAATTCCCAGGTGAACGACTTGCGTCTGTTCTTCAAAGTGTTTCTGAAAAACTGTGGCACCCAAAATGAATTAACAAACACCAAACTCACATACTCAAATGCTTTTCTATACTGTATTCTCCACTGCAATGACGAAAAGATGATAAACATAGACACAATTGTTATAGAAAACCCACTAGCAAATATCGAATTGCTATACGATGTTTCCTGCCATGCTTGGTTAGGGACAGTTtcttgtggtggtggatcGTTGGCGATTGGCAAGATTGGTCCCTCTTCTGGTACCTGTTGTTCACGCTCAGCATTGGCACCTCGCAATATCTCCCACCAACTAGTTCCTCTCTCATTGGCCTGGGTCGTCAACACACTGACCATAAATCTCATTTCAAATACACCACACAGAATAAATGCGATCGTTGCAATACATGCCAAGATGAGATAGAGTTCAACCGTTATGGTTGAAAGCAACAATGTCATTATTGCCACCAACGAATCTTGATAACCAAGTAAAAACAATGTTTTGCTGGAAATAAGCGACAATTGTCCTGGTGTTTGGGCATTTTTAATCTGACGCAATACCAAAAATAACTGAAACCCGACCAACACCAATATACCAGTTAACACATTTCTCATTTGTGCTCGAGTGACTTCGGTCTTTTTGCCGGAAAACACACTTCCGGGTTTTAGAGACAACACTTTGC includes:
- the CST5 gene encoding Cst5p (Scaffold protein for the mitogen-activated protein (MAP) kinase cascade that regulates mating; required for opaque mating or white biofilm formation in response to mating pheromone; induced in response to pheromone; Hap43p-repressed), which translates into the protein MLQSTPKSWKDFLKSPKKPTSPTTPPGSVTITPNTTPPSVPCASPRPAKIPSRDPFQTINPGLNLSFANILNKSLANHETCFICGELLSTVFASERILKLNCGDSTHSECFKAYFKEDIPHARIHGKTITFAKTCRGLNCSGTRNVVVDVNNWHLVSARKLSLIPKRPAPPHPNSVNINALKTTLQNSDIPTRSPSPDPTVSTTTEVDAYEVETVRNQLIKYLLDSCPKINLSRLVSLGNLRVADELSVCVEPSDYFQTRYVYLFENYMLIWNSVDYPVFVPMQNIQISSRGSSILQVRQKDDGLSTLIQSTSSTVVEKWVVAISDAHLQLPAPDITSTIDTSPSDSDSDIDSDEEVIQQALTKNNWADLMIEIDNALLTSDP
- a CDS encoding uncharacterized protein (Ortholog of S. cerevisiae Spo71; a meiosis-specific protein required for spore wall formation during sporulation in S. cerevisiae; possibly an essential gene, disruptants not obtained by UAU1 method) — encoded protein: MKRKFSFFVVVFFLWVYINTQSHVYWGTXXFTIPRSSYIASLLTVLGADALSNYGKGVFVGGYPGIWHNDKPDLITELLTRKDTNERVLQYSNDNDLFFKKRDAIIKELRNDTTTADITSEVSTIPVSLPKIKFEMPRPETKVNIDEQWIEEENKRFRKRLKRFAKKSTGGAIRASRSKIKASIFKSYEAGEIIRIDKVLVLVMKPPGSGRVSERWREYIAVLRKTDSVAEPLMLQFYDIDKLPEESHPRVGFRLNTQVKADFYSYLDKTISLTVLEKVQYILRLNNQTNSFRWLYFIKETLGVETEINLFNIYVPRLRYFIEVEVPESVFANHFRSNQNIVVTKHEAGYEIECDGISQYLKQFLPKGLSRGWFCFRKYDRLEWAGSTGEQLFIQNMLFSQNHQLEYREYEASDVPPRPIEGFLGRLTNVSGKEKSVLRDFHKISYFYTNRNLLFFTKYYRAVPPPQGGDSLVNEVDLFGDGHMEWLESDFDGHNKAIVEEIGRRTDMIVKAEGVIDMADICEVNISHSTQTQNLVHCALWYYKPELASEKEIVDSCFEIQLKWGALIKLQAQNRAARDIWITSLNDMCRYWKRRQTETLANHIQISANNIERLSATQYADSNASDEINFLESQHAIACGASIPHLLPNMLVIKSGYLYEKNKKHASFNHFYVVLCPGYLIIYHTFRRSRGTGTPKSTAFYEHYITIPLSQCYVYTGKLTELDLLNCETRTTQVDTHSVPRVYPDGWKSMEEDCELCFTLWFGKKRNISHYEKQLPKSLEVGVQNEKNPGMVTMIRKLGITGKSIMFTANSRQERDRWTMCILSEMDRLTGQM
- a CDS encoding uncharacterized protein (Ortholog(s) have mitochondrion localization) yields the protein MKTIRYLSHTTRLLAKSTSTPKVLGRASNNLSVGLVGLANVGKSTFFQALTKSTLGNPANYPFATIEPEKSIVLVPSDKLTHYAKLYSSQKTVPTNLTIWDIAGLVRNASSGAGLGNKFLNDIRQVDGILQIVRGFVDDEIVHIEDNKVDPVRDLVIVNDELILKDLEIIESEIERVNKMKNKPGIGGSYEINLQTLDKLSTLLYDGIKVVNGDWSDEEVDVINGLNLLTAKPTVYLLNVSKEDYESGNNQFYKEVDQWIATNSPNDKLIMFSAEYETALNNPEESLGTGSAIGTVVEEMRSVLSLISFFTCGEMEARQWTIRKGSTAPEAAGLIHTDLQKTFINSIVYKWDDLKQLDTFDESKLKSQGKQHKCGKKYIVEEGDVLIIKAGSGKAR
- a CDS encoding ubiquitin-protein ligase (Ortholog(s) have ubiquitin-protein transferase activity and role in protein ubiquitination, ubiquitin-dependent protein catabolic process via the multivesicular body sorting pathway) — translated: MAIDRQTLVFFIIMFIFLSLPSGNEQPHSDKDRETLQTYQQSIRNSSSILQNSTYASGYGNITGYQLSYKDQLQGKSVADWPIHEFSPSHPWVESQEYSILPDEISQRVRKFWGISPVKDKAYLLNISGRADGEFQLIESKVKPTKLSIPKYLKEYYKSRENSFTSDEPTEDNREYFKKPIDKKGNVTTNEGVVSIAIKGSQYNFDDPKLSRFVGPEDKVDNAICVSMDLDIKDYPEIEDHSLVLNGVYFQETGSLIGVTNSAKFYGNYGLSHLTMGDKNFAIAKTLMTQFSNMTNDNELTMDDMNYGIVKAHEQCEYIAFIQFAKTNFTHERLREIDEELETPTGRPLPHEIPKIVIEEYLLYSPDCGKVLSLKPGSVFSGKKTEVTRAQMRNVLTGILVLVGFQLFLVLRQIKNAQTPGQLSLISSKTLFLLGYQDSLVAIMTLLLSTITVELYLILACIATIAFISCGVFEMRFMVSVLTTQANERGTSWWEILRGANAEREQQVPEEGPILPIANDPPPQETVPNQAWQETSYSNSIFASGFSITIVSMFIIFSSLQWRIQYRKAFEYVSLVFVNSFWVPQFFRNTLKNRRKSFTWEFAFGTSVIRVLPIYYFALVKGNPLRHRYDPILCIVVSVWLGVQLLLLVLQNQFGPRFWINEKWLPKAYEYQRLLSMKDLQEEGFSSELLENLKTTMSQSEDQDIVTSQCMCPICMTDVDLPISVKEDKLEEAKRKVNIKGFMITPCHHIFHTECLENWMKYKLQCPVCRKSLPPI